A genomic segment from Candidatus Leptovillus gracilis encodes:
- a CDS encoding ATP-binding cassette domain-containing protein, whose protein sequence is MSDDIILDIRNVTKKFPGVTALSNVSIKIRRGEIHGLCGENGAGKSTLMKILSGIYPYGTYEGEVFYNDEELKLEHSSIRHASELGISIVHQELTLVPSMTVGENVYLGKEPVERKVINWNKLYSDTDKILARYNLDVKSHAVVRTLGVGKMQMVEIAKALSEDAKVLILDEPTSALNEVEIRKLMEILAVLKTNGVTIIYITHKLNELFRITDSVTVLRDGETVTTQPTQNLTEEKLVQYMVGRQMKERFPKGSRQPGEIIFEVENLHAEDPTDPSRKVVNGVNFNLRRGEILGIAGLMGSGRTELVTTIFGEYGKITGGKLVLEKQDLKINSARDAIEHGISLVPEDRKGQGLVLMQSVLKNVSLPNLSQFAGFFRLDKDAELQASLHQAKSLAIKAPNLQVSCNTLSGGNQQKVVIAKWLMSRPKILIMDDPTRGVDVGAKYEIYKLMNELAERGVSIIMISSELEEVLGMSDRVMVMHEGQSNGTLDVATATQEKIMALATGIDSHKNN, encoded by the coding sequence GTGAGTGACGACATCATCCTCGATATCCGAAACGTGACCAAGAAATTCCCCGGTGTTACCGCGTTAAGCAATGTATCCATCAAAATTCGGCGGGGCGAAATTCATGGACTATGCGGCGAAAACGGAGCCGGTAAGTCTACATTGATGAAAATCTTGTCAGGCATCTATCCTTACGGCACATATGAGGGTGAAGTTTTCTATAACGACGAAGAGCTTAAGCTGGAGCATAGTTCTATCCGGCATGCCAGTGAATTAGGCATCTCCATTGTCCACCAAGAACTGACCCTGGTGCCCAGTATGACCGTCGGCGAAAACGTCTACTTGGGCAAAGAACCGGTTGAAAGAAAGGTCATCAACTGGAACAAACTTTATTCTGACACAGATAAAATTCTGGCGCGGTATAACCTGGATGTAAAGTCACATGCTGTGGTTCGCACCCTGGGCGTTGGCAAAATGCAGATGGTAGAAATTGCCAAAGCCCTTTCTGAAGATGCCAAAGTCCTCATTTTAGATGAACCAACCAGCGCCCTGAATGAAGTCGAAATCAGAAAGTTAATGGAGATTTTGGCAGTTCTCAAGACAAATGGCGTCACGATCATTTATATCACCCATAAACTGAATGAACTTTTCCGTATAACCGACAGCGTTACGGTTTTACGGGATGGTGAGACAGTAACAACCCAGCCGACGCAGAATTTAACGGAAGAGAAACTGGTTCAATACATGGTGGGCCGCCAGATGAAGGAGCGATTCCCCAAAGGCAGCCGGCAGCCTGGCGAAATCATTTTCGAGGTAGAGAATCTTCATGCCGAAGACCCGACTGATCCCTCGCGCAAAGTGGTGAATGGCGTTAATTTCAACCTGCGTCGTGGCGAGATTTTGGGCATTGCTGGTCTGATGGGTTCTGGCCGCACCGAACTCGTTACGACGATATTTGGCGAGTACGGCAAAATTACCGGTGGTAAGCTCGTTCTGGAAAAGCAAGATTTAAAGATAAACAGCGCCCGCGATGCCATCGAACACGGCATCAGCCTGGTGCCCGAAGATCGCAAAGGGCAGGGGCTTGTCCTTATGCAATCTGTTTTGAAGAACGTTTCCTTGCCTAACCTGAGTCAGTTCGCGGGATTTTTTCGCCTGGATAAAGATGCGGAATTGCAGGCAAGCCTGCATCAGGCGAAGAGTCTGGCAATTAAAGCGCCCAACCTACAAGTCTCTTGTAACACATTATCTGGCGGCAACCAACAAAAGGTCGTCATTGCCAAATGGCTTATGTCCAGGCCAAAGATATTGATTATGGATGATCCGACACGGGGTGTTGACGTGGGCGCAAAATATGAAATTTATAAATTGATGAACGAATTAGCGGAACGCGGGGTCTCCATTATCATGATCTCTAGCGAGCTAGAGGAGGTGTTGGGAATGAGCGACCGGGTTATGGTTATGCACGAAGGTCAATCTAACGGCACCCTGGACGTTGCAACCGCGACACAAGAAAAAATTATGGCGCTTGCCACGGGCATTGACTCGCACAAAAACAATTAA
- a CDS encoding sugar ABC transporter permease, with product MKLAVPEIKPSDKTSSILGKMFRQNIQTYAIILALIFIWIFFAFLTDGNYLKPQNFSNLFRQMTVTGFLAIGMVLVIVTGNIDLSVGKLAGFVSVVVAYFQATVWTKVLPDQALAAATLSVFVGIAVGALFGVMQGYIISFLNVPSFIVTLGGMFVLNGAILLVTQGKTIPANQPYFSVIAQGYLPVAAGWIMALLVVAYLYFNMFRSRQKKRAHGFALSSMYLDLALTTFFAILVAGYVYIVNQYNGVQIPVLLLAVTSVIISYMANNTRFGRYAYAIGGNREAARLSGISIRNNIFFVFVLMGLLSGIAGVVLASYVGYGTIAAGQGYELDAIAAAILGGTSTLGGVGTVWGALIGALIMSSLSNGLQLLNVAPSWQYLLKGLVLVLAVYADVTFKKRG from the coding sequence ATGAAATTAGCTGTCCCCGAAATCAAACCCTCAGACAAAACAAGCTCTATATTGGGAAAAATGTTTCGGCAAAACATTCAGACCTATGCCATTATTCTCGCTCTCATCTTCATCTGGATATTTTTTGCCTTTTTAACAGATGGGAACTATTTAAAACCACAGAATTTTTCTAACTTGTTTCGGCAAATGACTGTGACGGGTTTCCTGGCTATTGGGATGGTGTTGGTTATCGTGACCGGCAATATTGATTTGTCGGTGGGTAAGTTAGCTGGCTTTGTTTCCGTGGTCGTGGCCTATTTTCAGGCTACGGTCTGGACCAAAGTATTGCCAGACCAGGCGTTGGCGGCCGCGACGTTATCCGTGTTTGTGGGGATTGCCGTAGGCGCACTGTTTGGTGTTATGCAGGGTTACATTATTTCATTTCTAAACGTACCATCGTTTATTGTTACTCTGGGTGGTATGTTCGTGCTAAATGGGGCAATCTTGCTGGTAACGCAAGGAAAGACGATTCCGGCTAATCAGCCATATTTTTCAGTCATCGCTCAGGGCTATTTACCGGTTGCCGCCGGTTGGATTATGGCGTTGTTGGTGGTGGCGTATCTGTATTTCAACATGTTTCGTAGTCGGCAGAAGAAACGAGCGCATGGCTTTGCCCTTTCCAGCATGTACCTTGACCTGGCGTTGACGACTTTCTTTGCGATTCTGGTTGCCGGCTACGTATACATTGTGAATCAATACAATGGTGTTCAGATTCCCGTTCTGTTGCTGGCTGTTACGTCGGTGATTATTTCCTATATGGCGAATAACACCCGGTTTGGGCGATATGCTTATGCCATCGGCGGCAACCGAGAAGCGGCTCGTTTATCGGGTATCAGCATTCGGAATAACATTTTTTTTGTGTTTGTTCTCATGGGATTACTGAGCGGTATTGCCGGTGTCGTGTTGGCTTCATATGTAGGTTATGGCACGATTGCTGCCGGCCAGGGGTATGAGCTTGATGCCATTGCGGCGGCAATTTTAGGTGGCACTTCTACTTTGGGAGGGGTTGGCACAGTTTGGGGGGCGCTGATTGGCGCTTTGATTATGTCTAGTTTGTCGAATGGCTTGCAGCTGTTGAACGTGGCGCCGTCCTGGCAATATTTGTTGAAGGGGTTGGTGTTGGTGCTGGCAGTTTATGCGGATGTGACATTTAAGAAGCGCGGGTAG
- a CDS encoding xylose isomerase, whose product MSDRFLPKAEDKFTFGLWTVGNVGRDPFGAAVRPSMTPAEIVYFLGEVGAYGVNFHDNDLIPIDATAAEKAQILNDFKKALADTGLVVPMATTNLFYDPAFRDGAFTANDPKVRAYALQKTMNAMDLGVELGASTYVFWGGREGVETDASKNPLDAGKRFREALNFLCDYAIDQGYPLKFALEAKPNEPRGDIYLATTGAMLGFIETLDHPEMVGVNPEVAHETMAGLNFLHHVAQAWDRGKLFHIDLNDQSIGRYDQDFRFGAVNLKSAFFLVKFLEDVGYDGSRHFDAHAYRTSDYEDVKAFARGCMRTYLILKEKAAQFNADSEIQSLLAEILADDGSMDEFKGHYSPARATALKAYTFDRAALGQRGQPYERLDQLVVELLLGVR is encoded by the coding sequence ATGTCAGACAGATTTTTACCCAAAGCGGAGGATAAGTTCACCTTTGGTTTGTGGACAGTAGGCAATGTTGGCCGTGATCCGTTTGGGGCTGCGGTACGGCCGTCTATGACTCCAGCCGAAATCGTTTACTTCTTGGGCGAGGTTGGCGCTTATGGCGTTAACTTCCACGACAACGATCTGATTCCTATTGATGCCACTGCGGCAGAGAAGGCACAAATACTCAACGACTTTAAAAAGGCCCTGGCCGATACCGGCCTGGTTGTGCCCATGGCCACAACCAATCTGTTTTACGATCCGGCTTTTAGAGACGGGGCCTTTACGGCTAACGATCCCAAAGTCCGCGCGTATGCCTTGCAGAAAACCATGAATGCTATGGATTTGGGCGTGGAATTAGGCGCCAGCACCTATGTATTTTGGGGCGGCAGAGAAGGCGTAGAAACCGATGCCAGCAAAAACCCACTGGATGCCGGTAAACGGTTTCGTGAGGCATTGAATTTTTTGTGCGACTATGCCATTGACCAGGGCTACCCATTGAAGTTTGCTCTGGAAGCCAAGCCCAACGAGCCGCGTGGCGATATCTATCTGGCGACAACTGGCGCTATGTTGGGTTTCATTGAAACGCTGGACCATCCCGAAATGGTGGGCGTCAATCCCGAAGTGGCCCACGAGACAATGGCCGGGCTGAACTTCTTACATCACGTGGCCCAGGCATGGGATAGAGGCAAACTGTTCCACATCGATCTGAACGATCAGTCTATCGGCCGTTACGATCAAGATTTTCGCTTTGGGGCGGTAAATCTTAAGAGTGCCTTCTTCCTGGTCAAATTCCTGGAAGATGTGGGCTACGATGGCAGCCGCCACTTCGACGCCCATGCCTACCGCACCAGCGATTACGAGGATGTGAAAGCGTTCGCCCGTGGTTGTATGCGTACTTACCTTATCCTCAAAGAAAAAGCTGCTCAATTCAACGCCGACAGCGAAATCCAAAGCCTGCTGGCCGAAATTCTGGCCGATGATGGCAGTATGGATGAATTCAAGGGCCATTATTCACCCGCCAGAGCCACTGCCCTTAAAGCCTACACTTTCGACCGCGCCGCGCTGGGCCAACGGGGGCAGCCCTACGAACGCCTCGACCAACTTGTCGTGGAACTGCTGTTGGGCGTGCGCTAA
- the xylB gene encoding xylulokinase, with the protein MAYFLGIDSSTTATKALLLAADGTVIGVASSSYEYETPRPLWSEQSPALWWTAVVDSIRQVVAETAVPPTDIQAIGLTGQMHGLVLLDEAGDVLRPAILWNDQRTGAECDEMRAMIGKARLIAITGNDALPGFTAPKILWVKNHEPEVYGRIAHILLPKDYVRLQLTGEYATDKAGAAGTQLFDVRQRDWSDEVVAALGINRDWLPETFEGTAVTGHLSPAAAAVTGLPAGIPVVAGGGDQAANAVGTGAVVDGIVALSLGTSGVAFASSDEPIVEPDGRLHAFCHAVPGKWHLMGVMLSAAGSLRWFRDTLAPGASYDALLTPAADVPPGSEGLLFLPYLTGERTPYPDPLARGAFVGLTVRHTRAHLTRAVLEGVAFGLRDSFELMKHAGLPAITQVRASGGGVKSALWRQILADVLQAEIVTINTTEGAAYGAAILSAVGTGAFESVETACQQLIRVTGSARPGKDTAVYDQLYPLYRQLYPALKPTFDATQQSG; encoded by the coding sequence ATGGCTTATTTTCTGGGTATTGACAGCTCGACGACGGCGACGAAGGCGCTGCTGTTGGCGGCGGATGGCACAGTGATCGGCGTCGCCTCCTCCAGTTATGAGTACGAAACGCCACGGCCGTTATGGAGCGAGCAAAGTCCGGCATTGTGGTGGACGGCCGTTGTAGATAGCATCCGCCAGGTGGTGGCCGAAACGGCCGTTCCCCCCACCGACATCCAGGCCATCGGCCTGACCGGGCAAATGCACGGCCTGGTCTTGCTGGACGAGGCGGGCGATGTGCTGCGCCCGGCCATCTTGTGGAACGACCAACGCACCGGAGCCGAATGCGACGAGATGCGCGCCATGATTGGTAAGGCGCGCCTCATCGCCATCACCGGCAATGATGCCCTGCCCGGCTTTACCGCGCCTAAAATTTTGTGGGTGAAAAACCACGAGCCGGAGGTTTACGGCCGTATCGCCCACATCCTCCTGCCCAAAGATTACGTGCGGCTGCAATTGACCGGCGAGTACGCCACCGACAAGGCTGGCGCGGCTGGCACGCAGCTGTTCGACGTGCGGCAGCGCGATTGGTCCGATGAGGTAGTGGCGGCGCTGGGCATCAACCGGGACTGGCTGCCAGAGACGTTTGAGGGCACGGCCGTTACCGGCCATCTTTCCCCGGCTGCCGCGGCCGTCACCGGCCTGCCCGCCGGCATTCCCGTGGTCGCTGGCGGCGGCGACCAGGCAGCCAACGCCGTAGGAACCGGGGCCGTCGTGGATGGCATTGTCGCCCTGAGCCTGGGCACGTCGGGCGTGGCTTTTGCCAGCAGCGATGAACCCATTGTGGAGCCAGACGGCCGTCTACACGCCTTCTGCCACGCTGTTCCCGGCAAATGGCACCTGATGGGCGTCATGCTCTCGGCGGCCGGCAGCCTGCGCTGGTTCCGCGATACGCTGGCCCCTGGCGCCAGTTACGACGCCTTGCTGACCCCGGCAGCGGACGTCCCACCCGGCAGCGAAGGGCTGCTCTTTTTACCCTACCTCACCGGCGAACGCACGCCCTATCCCGATCCGCTGGCGCGCGGCGCATTCGTCGGCCTGACGGTGCGCCATACGCGGGCGCATCTGACCCGCGCTGTCCTGGAAGGGGTCGCCTTTGGCCTGCGCGACAGCTTTGAGTTGATGAAACATGCTGGTCTGCCCGCCATCACCCAGGTACGGGCCTCCGGCGGCGGCGTTAAGAGCGCCCTCTGGCGGCAAATCCTGGCCGACGTACTCCAGGCGGAGATTGTGACGATCAACACGACCGAGGGCGCGGCTTACGGCGCGGCCATCCTGTCGGCGGTGGGCACAGGCGCGTTCGAGTCGGTAGAAACGGCCTGCCAGCAGCTCATTCGGGTGACCGGCAGCGCCAGACCGGGGAAGGATACGGCCGTTTACGACCAACTCTACCCGCTCTACCGCCAACTCTATCCCGCCCTCAAACCGACATTTGACGCGACACAGCAATCGGGTTGA
- a CDS encoding CPBP family intramembrane metalloprotease has protein sequence MGAKTLVPFLAISFGLTWGIAALLVFFYDQVVAQFGEISMTNPLFILAVYAPGIAGVLLVWWHYGLKGLGSFFRRLTLWRTTATWWLFLIVGIPVLVYAGAALNGTFNDPFPFSPWYLALSAMATALFIGPIEEFGWRGVALPLLQRRFAPFWAGLILGVIWATWHIPAFLIGGTPQSAWAFGPYFIGVVSISVLLTPLFNAARGSLLIAALYHFQMMNPIFPNAQPWDTLLFFLAAVVVVWMNRHEMFRRGAGVTDVLMPDARD, from the coding sequence ATGGGGGCCAAAACCCTGGTTCCCTTCCTGGCGATTTCCTTCGGCCTGACCTGGGGGATTGCCGCCCTGCTTGTCTTTTTCTATGACCAGGTGGTGGCCCAATTTGGCGAGATTTCCATGACCAATCCCCTGTTCATTCTGGCGGTATACGCCCCTGGCATTGCCGGTGTCCTTCTGGTCTGGTGGCATTATGGACTCAAGGGGCTGGGCAGCTTCTTCCGCCGCCTGACTCTCTGGCGCACAACGGCCACCTGGTGGCTCTTTCTGATAGTGGGCATTCCCGTTCTGGTCTACGCCGGGGCCGCCTTGAATGGTACCTTCAACGATCCCTTTCCTTTTTCACCCTGGTATCTGGCCCTGTCGGCGATGGCAACTGCTTTATTCATCGGGCCAATCGAAGAGTTTGGCTGGCGGGGCGTGGCTCTGCCGCTGCTGCAGCGCCGCTTTGCCCCGTTTTGGGCCGGTCTGATCCTCGGCGTCATTTGGGCCACCTGGCACATTCCCGCCTTCCTGATCGGCGGCACGCCACAGAGCGCCTGGGCTTTTGGCCCCTATTTCATCGGTGTTGTCTCAATTTCCGTGCTCCTGACGCCTCTCTTCAATGCCGCTCGGGGTAGTCTGCTCATCGCCGCACTGTATCACTTCCAAATGATGAACCCCATCTTTCCCAATGCCCAGCCCTGGGACACCCTGCTGTTTTTCCTGGCGGCTGTGGTGGTGGTCTGGATGAACCGGCACGAGATGTTCCGTCGCGGCGCTGGGGTGACAGACGTCCTGATGCCCGATGCCCGCGATTAG
- a CDS encoding beta-lactamase family protein has product MALLVVRFLWPEAGAWVWLALLTVGSLAGGGTAAWLAQSQALRPGILVGLIAGLLALATAVVTSDFALRTTLAGGAYLIGGTAGAALGVAIVRQRLSRAVQDTLGFFFLLGIILLSAGSARADAGPHDTTGLEQFLDQAIVAQLDQLDIPGAAVAVVGDGQLLLAKGYGLADQAQNRPVDGGRTLFRTGSVGKLITWTAVMQLVEQERLDLHADVNSYLDFTIPATFPEPITYWNLLA; this is encoded by the coding sequence ATGGCGCTGCTGGTGGTCCGTTTTCTGTGGCCAGAGGCGGGGGCCTGGGTCTGGCTGGCGCTGCTGACTGTCGGTTCGCTGGCCGGTGGCGGCACCGCTGCCTGGCTGGCACAGTCGCAGGCGTTACGCCCCGGTATCCTGGTTGGTCTGATTGCCGGTTTGCTGGCGTTGGCAACGGCCGTTGTCACCAGCGATTTTGCTCTGCGTACAACGTTGGCCGGAGGAGCTTACCTGATCGGCGGAACCGCCGGAGCAGCGCTGGGCGTGGCAATTGTTCGCCAGCGGCTGTCACGGGCGGTCCAGGATACGTTAGGCTTCTTCTTCCTGCTAGGGATTATCCTGCTGTCGGCCGGATCGGCCCGGGCTGATGCTGGCCCACACGATACAACAGGCCTGGAACAATTTCTAGACCAGGCGATTGTGGCCCAGCTGGACCAACTCGATATACCCGGCGCGGCCGTGGCCGTGGTGGGCGATGGTCAGCTTTTGCTGGCCAAAGGGTACGGCCTGGCCGACCAGGCACAAAACCGCCCGGTCGATGGCGGGCGCACCCTTTTCCGCACCGGGTCGGTGGGTAAGTTGATCACCTGGACGGCCGTTATGCAGCTTGTGGAGCAGGAGCGGCTCGACCTGCACGCCGACGTCAACAGTTACCTGGATTTCACCATCCCCGCCACCTTCCCGGAACCCATCACCTACTGGAATTTGTTGGCTTAA
- a CDS encoding DUF3267 domain-containing protein, whose translation MQATQQLPPNYQEQASLDLSADKKWMLLLNLAGLVLLIPFGWLFATLFAILRPDVTRFSLEFSGLGSVLLFGGQMLFVIVGIVLLHELVHGLFIWWYTGSRFHFGLGIGYAYAAAPEWYLPRRQHTVIALAPLLLISLLGLALLPFLPTAVFPYLFVALLFNAAGSVGDLAMVGWLLLKPPHSLVRDTGPAVYIYF comes from the coding sequence ATGCAAGCGACCCAACAGTTACCGCCCAATTATCAAGAACAGGCCAGCCTGGACCTATCCGCCGACAAAAAGTGGATGCTGCTCCTGAATCTGGCCGGTTTGGTACTGCTGATTCCCTTCGGCTGGCTTTTCGCCACCCTGTTTGCCATCTTGCGACCGGATGTAACAAGGTTTAGCCTGGAGTTTTCCGGGCTGGGCAGCGTGCTTCTGTTTGGCGGACAGATGTTGTTTGTCATTGTCGGCATCGTCCTTCTGCACGAACTGGTACATGGTCTCTTTATCTGGTGGTATACCGGCAGCCGGTTCCATTTTGGCCTGGGCATCGGTTACGCCTATGCCGCCGCGCCGGAGTGGTATTTGCCGCGCCGCCAGCATACGGTGATTGCTCTGGCCCCGCTGCTGCTAATTTCGCTCTTGGGGCTGGCGCTGCTGCCGTTTTTACCCACGGCCGTTTTCCCCTATCTCTTTGTTGCGCTGCTGTTTAATGCCGCTGGCTCGGTTGGCGATCTGGCGATGGTTGGCTGGCTGCTGCTTAAGCCGCCCCACTCCCTGGTGCGGGATACCGGCCCGGCCGTCTACATTTATTTTTAA
- a CDS encoding cyclic nucleotide-binding domain-containing protein gives MTNQAISNRELVLRSRRVLDLHPHKAQLLALVGISGAVLIVVASLVGNQPETIGVDKLLHLGGYATLAAVFVLSLPLRWWLPALSGLFGLGGLIELLQPLNLRFFEWSDVVANGTGVIVGAMVGLGVRLGYGYLKTELLQNRVRYRLLSFNPGEVIVQEGEQIDQFYVIKAGTVALYRRENCAEVLVTREHAGEMFGLLEEILREPLVTTVVAETAVQLYRLDYDKLIADVGGRSQPLGIVLDDLAADLREAWQSVAALRQAAGLGTARELQEELINIEYLHKQTEQGEQTCLQKIEQAGGAYFAGLAAAGGLPAALAATRLAAPDGYGR, from the coding sequence ATGACAAACCAGGCCATCTCCAATCGGGAATTGGTACTGCGTTCCCGGCGGGTGCTAGACCTGCATCCCCACAAAGCGCAGCTTCTGGCGCTGGTCGGTATCAGCGGCGCTGTGCTCATCGTGGTTGCCAGCCTCGTTGGCAACCAGCCAGAGACAATCGGCGTGGACAAGCTGCTTCATTTAGGGGGGTATGCCACCCTGGCGGCCGTTTTTGTGCTGTCTTTACCGCTTCGCTGGTGGCTGCCAGCTTTGTCCGGGCTTTTTGGCCTGGGCGGGTTAATTGAACTGCTGCAGCCGCTGAACCTGCGCTTTTTTGAATGGAGCGACGTGGTGGCCAATGGGACCGGTGTGATCGTTGGTGCAATGGTGGGGCTGGGGGTGCGGTTGGGCTACGGGTATCTAAAAACGGAACTGCTGCAAAACCGGGTCCGCTACCGCCTGCTTTCATTCAACCCTGGCGAAGTGATTGTGCAGGAAGGTGAGCAGATCGACCAATTTTACGTGATCAAAGCGGGCACTGTAGCGCTCTACCGGCGGGAAAACTGCGCTGAGGTTTTGGTGACGCGGGAACATGCGGGCGAGATGTTTGGCCTGCTGGAAGAAATTCTGCGTGAACCTCTGGTGACAACTGTGGTAGCGGAAACGGCCGTTCAGCTTTACCGCCTGGACTACGACAAGCTCATCGCCGACGTGGGCGGCCGCAGCCAGCCCTTGGGTATCGTTCTGGATGACCTGGCCGCCGATTTGCGCGAAGCCTGGCAAAGCGTGGCGGCGCTGAGGCAGGCCGCTGGCCTGGGTACCGCCCGGGAACTGCAAGAGGAATTGATCAATATCGAATACCTGCACAAACAAACTGAACAAGGAGAACAAACATGTCTACAGAAAATTGAACAAGCAGGGGGTGCGTATTTTGCTGGCCTTGCTGCTGCTGGTGGGCTGCCTGCTGCTCTGGCTGCGACCCGATTGGCTGCGCCGGACGGGTACGGCCGTTGA
- a CDS encoding ABC transporter ATP-binding protein, which yields MELRIENLSKQYGRNLWGIQDFSLHLGPGVLGLLGPNGAGKSTLMRIIATITRPSSGAIYWNGADIAAQPDTLRRVLGYLPQDFGVYPNLNTMEFLTYLAAVKGLNPKQARRRIDQLIQLVNLAEAAYRPIGGFSGGMRQRVGIAQALLNDPHLLIVDEPTVGLDPEERVRFRHLISDLAGERIVLLSTHIVSDVAATATSIALIHNGRLRCHARPEELLPAVEGKVWGWVVPGDEVTAVKARHLIANTTRRADGVLARIVSDTPPHPTAVPLPVTLEDAYLYLIADQPGGSA from the coding sequence ATGGAATTGCGAATTGAGAACCTGAGCAAACAGTACGGCCGTAACCTATGGGGTATACAGGATTTTAGCCTGCACTTGGGGCCAGGCGTGCTGGGGCTGCTAGGCCCTAACGGCGCGGGCAAATCCACCCTGATGCGCATCATCGCCACCATCACTCGACCGAGCAGCGGTGCAATTTACTGGAATGGCGCTGACATTGCCGCGCAGCCAGACACCCTGCGCCGGGTGTTGGGCTACCTGCCGCAGGATTTTGGCGTCTACCCCAATCTGAACACCATGGAGTTCCTCACCTACCTGGCGGCGGTGAAAGGGCTGAACCCGAAGCAGGCGCGGCGGCGCATTGACCAGTTGATTCAACTGGTCAATTTGGCCGAAGCCGCCTACCGGCCCATCGGCGGCTTTTCCGGTGGCATGCGGCAGCGGGTGGGCATTGCCCAGGCGCTGCTCAACGACCCCCACCTGCTGATTGTGGACGAGCCAACCGTTGGCCTGGATCCAGAAGAGCGGGTGCGCTTCCGCCACCTGATTTCCGATCTGGCGGGTGAGCGGATCGTGCTGCTCTCCACCCACATTGTCTCCGACGTGGCGGCGACGGCGACGAGCATTGCCCTGATTCACAACGGCCGTCTCCGCTGCCACGCCCGGCCCGAAGAACTGCTGCCAGCGGTAGAGGGCAAGGTATGGGGTTGGGTTGTGCCCGGTGATGAGGTAACGGCCGTCAAAGCCCGCCACCTCATCGCCAACACCACCCGCCGCGCCGATGGCGTTCTGGCCCGCATCGTCAGCGACACGCCGCCGCACCCGACGGCCGTACCGCTCCCGGTTACGCTGGAAGACGCCTACCTCTATCTGATCGCCGACCAGCCGGGAGGCAGCGCATGA